One window from the genome of Paracoccus marcusii encodes:
- a CDS encoding response regulator, whose translation MTKTQDLTILVVIAAALAGVFTLDLMVPLGTAVWLIYILPLSLAVFARWPALPVATAVLVCVAMALAFQKDNTGIDPTVAAVNRGLAGIVYLCLGFLGRRLIVTRGKLLDTDWITGTQVAVSRAVQGDLTAEKLARQVLQVLADRIGARAAVAYARNGHGHLRLAQWGTDGDALAERVADDEGHLGRAVTEGRILQMSLAPDQALGWATGLARGRTAHALIVPMRDGQLINGVLEFGLDAAPLPRVIDLFERIGDKLGIALRSAQYRQQLQELLEETRRQAEELRAHTEELAASNEELEEQTRALQDSQRRLEAQQSELEEQNAQLESQTQELEEQRDALARSRRMLEDQAQELAQESRYKSEFVANMSHELRTPLNALLIMSRLLSDNRGRNLSEEQVRWAETIEASGKDLLALINDILDLSKIESGKMDVSRDTVEPQALADKLVRAFEAQARDKGLTLSAQVDPTVAAFSSDRQRLEQVLRNFISNALKFTERGQVVLHISPAAQGIALSVQDSGIGIDASQQETVFEAFRQADGTISRRFGGTGLGLSICRELADLLGGRITLTSAPGKGSTFTLILPAAPALQSPAPARRSLPAPTMPEPAPMMLDALPGVEDDRADISAGDRVMLVVEDDPAFARILYGLAQELGFRCVCVGRADDAVRAARHFLPQAIVMDVGLPDHSGLSALDRLKRDTTTRHIPVHMVSADDYTKEALAQGAISYMMKPVRRDDLATAIRNLETRLEQRLRRVLIVEDDPAQMLGLKALLTSDGVETVGAGTAAEALQICRSQTVDCIVLDMTLPDASGFEVLEQLDGDGTASFPPVIVYTARALSEAEEQRLRRYSKSIIIKGAKSPERLINEVTLFLHQVVSDLPQKQRDMLAASLNRDAQLEGRRILVVEDDIRNVYALTGVFEPHGATVQIARNGREALEALGRINDGAAPKIDLVLMDVMMPEMDGLTATREIRKIDRWKGLPIIMLTAKAMAEDQNQCLAAGANDYLPKPLDVDKLLSLTRVWMPR comes from the coding sequence GTGACCAAGACCCAAGACCTGACGATTCTGGTCGTCATCGCAGCGGCGCTTGCCGGCGTGTTCACCCTCGATCTGATGGTGCCGTTGGGGACGGCGGTCTGGCTAATCTATATCCTGCCGTTGAGCCTTGCGGTCTTCGCGCGCTGGCCCGCGCTGCCGGTGGCCACGGCCGTGCTAGTCTGCGTGGCGATGGCGCTGGCGTTCCAGAAGGACAACACCGGCATCGATCCGACCGTGGCGGCCGTGAACCGCGGCTTGGCCGGGATCGTGTATCTGTGCCTGGGATTTCTGGGGCGAAGGCTGATCGTCACCCGCGGCAAGCTGCTGGACACCGACTGGATCACCGGCACCCAGGTCGCGGTGTCCCGTGCCGTCCAGGGTGACCTGACCGCGGAAAAGCTGGCCCGCCAGGTCCTGCAGGTGCTGGCCGACCGGATCGGCGCGCGGGCCGCCGTCGCCTATGCCCGCAATGGACATGGCCACCTGCGGCTGGCGCAATGGGGCACCGACGGCGACGCCCTGGCGGAACGCGTGGCGGACGACGAAGGCCATCTGGGTCGCGCCGTCACCGAAGGTCGCATCCTGCAGATGTCCCTGGCGCCGGACCAGGCGCTGGGCTGGGCGACGGGACTGGCGCGGGGGCGCACGGCGCATGCGCTGATCGTGCCGATGCGGGACGGGCAGCTGATCAACGGCGTGCTGGAGTTCGGGCTGGATGCCGCCCCGCTGCCTCGCGTGATCGACCTGTTCGAGCGTATCGGAGATAAGCTGGGCATTGCGCTGCGATCCGCCCAGTACCGCCAGCAGCTGCAAGAGTTGCTGGAGGAGACCCGCCGTCAGGCCGAGGAGTTGCGCGCCCATACCGAGGAGCTTGCGGCGTCCAACGAGGAGCTGGAGGAGCAGACCCGCGCCCTGCAGGACAGCCAGCGCCGGTTGGAGGCTCAGCAATCAGAGCTGGAAGAACAGAACGCCCAGCTTGAAAGCCAGACCCAGGAGCTGGAGGAACAGCGCGATGCGCTGGCCCGGTCGCGCCGGATGTTGGAGGATCAGGCGCAGGAGCTGGCGCAGGAGAGCCGCTACAAGTCCGAATTCGTCGCCAACATGTCGCATGAGCTGCGCACGCCGCTGAACGCGCTGCTGATCATGTCGCGGCTGCTGTCGGACAACCGCGGCCGCAACCTGTCCGAGGAGCAGGTCCGTTGGGCCGAGACGATCGAGGCATCGGGCAAGGATCTGCTGGCGCTGATCAACGACATCCTGGACCTGTCCAAGATCGAATCCGGCAAGATGGACGTGTCGCGCGACACGGTCGAGCCGCAGGCGCTGGCCGACAAGCTGGTGCGCGCCTTCGAGGCGCAGGCCCGCGACAAGGGGCTGACCCTGTCGGCGCAGGTCGATCCCACGGTCGCGGCGTTCTCCTCCGACCGGCAGCGTCTGGAGCAGGTGCTGCGGAACTTCATCTCGAACGCGCTGAAATTCACCGAACGGGGGCAGGTGGTGCTGCACATTTCCCCGGCGGCGCAGGGGATCGCGCTGTCGGTGCAGGACAGCGGCATCGGCATCGACGCCAGCCAGCAGGAGACCGTGTTCGAGGCGTTCCGGCAGGCGGACGGCACCATCTCGCGCCGCTTTGGCGGAACGGGGCTGGGCCTGTCGATCTGCCGTGAACTGGCCGATCTGCTGGGCGGGCGCATCACGCTGACCAGCGCGCCCGGCAAGGGCAGCACCTTCACGCTGATCCTGCCCGCCGCCCCGGCGCTGCAATCGCCGGCGCCTGCGCGGCGGTCCTTGCCCGCGCCCACGATGCCCGAACCCGCGCCGATGATGCTGGACGCCCTGCCGGGGGTCGAGGACGACCGCGCGGACATCAGCGCCGGCGACCGGGTGATGCTGGTGGTCGAGGACGATCCGGCATTCGCCCGCATCCTCTATGGTCTGGCGCAGGAGCTGGGCTTCCGCTGCGTCTGCGTGGGCCGAGCGGATGACGCGGTGCGTGCGGCGCGCCATTTCCTGCCGCAGGCGATCGTGATGGATGTGGGCCTGCCCGACCATTCGGGCCTGTCCGCGCTGGACCGGCTGAAGCGTGACACGACCACGCGACACATCCCGGTGCATATGGTCTCGGCCGACGATTACACCAAGGAGGCGCTGGCCCAGGGCGCCATCAGCTATATGATGAAACCGGTGCGGCGCGACGACTTGGCCACGGCGATCCGCAATCTGGAGACCCGCCTGGAACAGCGCCTGCGCCGCGTGCTGATCGTCGAGGACGATCCCGCGCAGATGCTGGGGCTCAAAGCGCTGCTGACCAGCGACGGGGTCGAGACGGTGGGCGCCGGTACCGCCGCCGAGGCACTGCAGATCTGCCGCAGCCAGACGGTCGACTGCATCGTACTGGACATGACCCTGCCGGACGCCTCGGGGTTCGAGGTGCTGGAGCAGCTGGACGGGGACGGAACGGCGTCCTTCCCGCCGGTCATCGTCTATACTGCGCGCGCCCTGTCCGAGGCCGAGGAGCAGCGCCTGCGCCGCTATTCGAAATCGATCATCATCAAGGGCGCCAAGTCGCCTGAACGCCTGATCAACGAGGTTACGCTGTTCCTGCATCAGGTCGTGTCCGACCTGCCCCAGAAACAGCGCGACATGCTGGCCGCATCGCTGAACCGCGATGCGCAGCTGGAAGGGCGCCGCATCCTGGTGGTCGAGGACGACATCCGAAACGTCTACGCCCTGACCGGCGTGTTCGAGCCGCATGGCGCGACCGTGCAGATCGCCCGGAACGGCCGCGAGGCGCTGGAGGCCCTGGGTCGCATCAACGACGGTGCCGCGCCCAAGATCGACCTGGTGCTGATGGACGTGATGATGCCCGAGATGGACGGCCTGACCGCCACGCGCGAGATCCGCAAGATCGACCGCTGGAAGGGCCTGCCCATCATCATGCTGACCGCCAAGGCGATGGCCGAGGATCAGAACCAGTGCCTGGCGGCGGGGGCGAACGATTATCTGCCCAAGCCCCTGGATGTCGACAAGCTGCTGTCGCTGACCCGCGTCTGGATGCCGCGATGA
- a CDS encoding cytochrome b, which yields MDHRPAGYGTTARMLHWLVAALILAMIPVGLLMVQDGLDRGLGDALYLFHKNVGSLLIVIIAVRLVWRLTHPPAPLPATMPDWQRRVAGLSHLALYGLMIVMPLSGYVRVRAGGFPIEGLDALGMPTLVPRSKPLADAASSLHELAAWALMAVLALHVGAALHHALVRRDGVWARMWPPRAR from the coding sequence ATGGATCACCGACCCGCAGGCTATGGCACCACGGCGCGGATGCTGCACTGGCTGGTCGCGGCGCTGATCCTGGCGATGATCCCGGTGGGTCTGCTGATGGTGCAGGACGGGCTGGACCGCGGCCTGGGCGACGCGCTGTACCTGTTTCACAAGAACGTGGGCAGCCTGCTGATCGTCATCATCGCGGTGCGGCTGGTCTGGCGGCTGACGCATCCGCCCGCGCCGCTGCCCGCGACCATGCCCGACTGGCAGCGGCGGGTGGCGGGGCTGTCGCATCTGGCGCTGTACGGGCTGATGATCGTGATGCCGCTGTCGGGGTACGTCCGCGTGCGCGCGGGCGGCTTTCCGATCGAGGGGCTGGATGCGCTTGGAATGCCGACGCTGGTCCCCCGGTCAAAGCCCCTGGCCGACGCCGCCAGCAGCCTGCACGAACTGGCGGCCTGGGCGCTGATGGCGGTGTTGGCCCTGCATGTCGGCGCGGCGCTGCACCATGCGCTGGTCCGTCGCGACGGGGTCTGGGCGCGGATGTGGCCGCCGCGGGCGCGCTGA
- a CDS encoding CDP-alcohol phosphatidyltransferase family protein, giving the protein MQISRPDLTNPTVRPAPAAGRRLPEGLILAIPAGLALNLGIGVMVLGQGTGALVAGVVYLAGAALVCVAMRRHYPHARLGSCNAVTLMRMALTTALIAPLVGGVAAGWAVAAIATISLTLDGVDGWLARRSGLCSDFGGRFDMEVDAALALILALHALAGSPVGPEILALGVMRYLFIGAGLVWPWIMAPLPVSYARKAVCVLQLATLIALQVPVLSDDLAITLARIAAAALIWSFGRDVLWLRGHR; this is encoded by the coding sequence ATGCAAATTTCCCGCCCCGACCTTACCAATCCCACCGTAAGACCGGCCCCCGCCGCAGGCCGCCGCCTGCCCGAGGGGTTGATCCTGGCCATTCCCGCGGGATTGGCCCTGAACCTGGGCATCGGCGTGATGGTCCTGGGCCAGGGCACGGGTGCCCTGGTCGCGGGCGTCGTCTATCTGGCGGGGGCCGCGCTGGTCTGCGTTGCGATGCGCAGGCATTATCCGCATGCCAGGCTGGGGTCGTGCAACGCGGTGACGCTGATGCGCATGGCGCTGACGACGGCGTTGATCGCGCCCCTGGTCGGCGGGGTCGCGGCGGGCTGGGCAGTGGCGGCGATCGCGACCATATCACTGACCCTGGACGGGGTGGATGGCTGGCTGGCGCGGCGCAGCGGCCTGTGCTCCGATTTCGGTGGCCGTTTCGACATGGAGGTCGACGCCGCGCTGGCCCTGATCCTGGCGCTGCACGCCCTTGCCGGCAGCCCCGTCGGACCCGAGATCCTGGCCCTGGGCGTCATGCGCTATCTGTTCATCGGGGCGGGGCTGGTCTGGCCGTGGATCATGGCGCCGCTGCCGGTCAGCTATGCCCGCAAGGCCGTCTGCGTGCTGCAGCTTGCGACGCTGATCGCGCTTCAGGTGCCGGTCCTGTCGGACGATCTGGCGATCACCCTGGCGCGGATCGCGGCGGCGGCGCTGATCTGGTCCTTTGGCCGCGACGTACTGTGGTTGCGGGGCCATCGGTGA
- a CDS encoding sulfatase produces MTPRPLSVLAAILLLHVLLALPAHPDQLAWAALARPAPELAVLILLALAAGRTVAGRLLRVAATLALTLVTVLKVADLAMLESLGRRFNPVADLPLIDASVRLIAGSLGPWQAAGAVLAALLATLLIVAGTWWAMGVLMRRAPRAAWMRIAGLAASVAGIALLAVMPPPTAAYAIDRAQLSARTVTELRQFNEQARQDTLAGLQDPLALIDRDVLVIFLESYGRTSFDTPFYADTHLPRLRQGQQVLQDRGLAMASGFLTSPTHGGQSWLAHATLANGLWVNDQTRYQAAIASGRRTLFHHAADAGFRTAAVMPAIVRPWPEASTMGFQRILAAPDLGYRGQPFNWVTMPDQFTLAATDRLLRDGSDPRRLFAQIALISSHAPWTPVPEMLPWEDLGDGTEFDAMAQAGDPPNVVWRDRDRVRAQYRDTIDYTLQAVLDYAARQEEDAPLMILVGDHQAATTIGLDDRREVPIHVIGPPDLVARTDGWGLTRGLVPEPGSPAMPMEALRDRFMRNFSGSLDVPPA; encoded by the coding sequence GTGACCCCCCGGCCCTTGTCGGTCCTTGCCGCCATCCTGCTGCTGCACGTCCTGCTGGCGCTGCCCGCGCATCCCGATCAGCTGGCCTGGGCCGCGCTGGCACGCCCGGCGCCGGAACTGGCGGTGCTGATCCTGCTGGCGCTGGCCGCGGGCCGGACGGTCGCGGGGCGGCTGCTGCGCGTGGCGGCGACCCTGGCCCTGACGCTGGTCACCGTGCTGAAGGTCGCGGACCTGGCAATGCTGGAAAGCCTGGGCCGCAGGTTCAACCCGGTCGCGGACCTGCCCCTGATCGATGCATCCGTCCGGCTGATCGCCGGCAGCCTGGGCCCCTGGCAGGCGGCGGGTGCGGTTCTGGCCGCGCTTCTGGCCACGTTGCTTATCGTAGCGGGCACATGGTGGGCGATGGGCGTGCTGATGCGCCGGGCCCCGCGTGCCGCCTGGATGCGGATCGCCGGTCTGGCAGCCTCTGTCGCGGGGATCGCACTGCTGGCGGTAATGCCGCCCCCGACGGCCGCCTATGCCATCGACCGCGCGCAGCTGTCGGCACGCACCGTGACAGAGCTGCGCCAGTTCAACGAACAGGCGCGCCAGGACACGCTGGCCGGGCTGCAGGATCCGCTGGCGCTGATCGACCGCGACGTTCTGGTGATCTTTCTGGAAAGCTATGGCCGCACCAGCTTTGACACGCCCTTCTATGCCGACACGCACCTGCCCCGGCTGCGCCAGGGACAACAGGTGCTGCAGGATCGCGGATTGGCCATGGCATCAGGCTTCCTGACGTCGCCGACGCATGGCGGGCAAAGTTGGCTGGCGCATGCGACGCTGGCCAACGGGCTGTGGGTCAATGACCAGACGCGTTATCAGGCGGCCATCGCCAGCGGGCGCCGCACGCTGTTCCACCACGCCGCCGATGCCGGGTTCCGTACCGCGGCCGTGATGCCCGCCATCGTTCGTCCTTGGCCCGAGGCGTCGACGATGGGCTTCCAGCGGATCCTGGCGGCACCCGACCTGGGCTATCGCGGGCAGCCGTTCAACTGGGTCACCATGCCCGATCAATTCACGCTGGCCGCCACCGACCGCCTGTTGCGCGACGGCAGCGACCCGCGCCGCCTGTTCGCGCAGATCGCCCTGATCTCGTCCCACGCGCCCTGGACCCCTGTCCCCGAAATGCTGCCCTGGGAGGATCTGGGCGACGGCACCGAATTCGACGCGATGGCGCAAGCGGGCGATCCGCCGAACGTCGTATGGCGCGACCGCGACCGGGTGCGGGCCCAGTATCGTGACACGATCGACTATACGCTGCAGGCGGTGCTGGACTATGCCGCGCGGCAAGAAGAGGACGCGCCCCTGATGATCCTGGTCGGCGATCACCAGGCCGCCACCACCATCGGCCTGGACGACCGCCGAGAGGTTCCGATCCACGTCATCGGCCCGCCCGATCTGGTCGCGCGGACCGACGGTTGGGGCCTGACGCGGGGGCTGGTCCCGGAACCGGGCAGCCCGGCGATGCCGATGGAGGCACTTCGCGACCGTTTCATGCGCAACTTTTCCGGGTCCCTGGACGTGCCTCCTGCATGA
- a CDS encoding lysylphosphatidylglycerol synthase transmembrane domain-containing protein: MNVTRSLQILVALAVMALLWFGLDGQQALHLLVRADPLWLAAAALALTAQTVLSAMRWRLTARQLGQTIPLTRAIGEYYLAQVVNQSLPGGVVGDAGRAVRARHQAGLRRAGAAVAIERLAGQVALFLVLAAGALTVTLMPGGLTLPSWVMGLIGALLSVALIAMLAIGGAGQLPGRAGTAARDLRGALRVTLLAPGALPRQVALNLAITGANLAAFAFCAAATGTMMSPVETAVLVPLILLTMILPLTVSGWGLREGAAAGLFPLIGASAQAGLAASLAFGLMFLASTLPGLLVLLAQRRVNRPAPAAIQADP; the protein is encoded by the coding sequence ATGAACGTGACACGTAGTCTTCAAATTCTGGTCGCCCTGGCGGTGATGGCGCTTCTGTGGTTCGGCCTTGACGGCCAACAGGCGCTGCACCTGCTGGTGCGTGCCGATCCGCTGTGGCTGGCGGCCGCCGCGCTGGCCCTGACGGCGCAAACGGTGCTGTCGGCGATGCGCTGGCGGCTGACGGCGAGGCAGCTTGGCCAGACCATCCCCCTCACCCGGGCCATCGGCGAATACTACCTTGCGCAGGTCGTCAACCAGTCGCTGCCCGGCGGTGTCGTGGGCGATGCCGGCCGCGCAGTCCGCGCGCGTCATCAGGCGGGCCTGCGCCGCGCCGGCGCCGCCGTCGCGATCGAGCGCCTGGCGGGCCAGGTCGCGCTGTTCCTGGTGCTGGCGGCGGGCGCGCTGACCGTGACGCTGATGCCGGGCGGGCTGACGTTGCCGTCTTGGGTCATGGGCCTGATCGGCGCGCTGCTGAGCGTCGCGCTGATCGCGATGCTGGCCATCGGCGGCGCGGGACAGCTGCCTGGGCGCGCGGGCACCGCCGCACGCGATCTGCGGGGCGCGTTGCGCGTCACGCTGCTGGCGCCGGGCGCCCTGCCGCGTCAGGTGGCGCTGAACCTGGCGATCACCGGGGCCAACCTTGCGGCCTTTGCCTTCTGCGCCGCGGCCACCGGCACGATGATGTCCCCGGTCGAGACCGCCGTTCTGGTGCCGCTGATCCTGCTGACCATGATCCTGCCGCTGACCGTCAGCGGGTGGGGTCTGCGCGAGGGTGCGGCCGCCGGGCTGTTCCCCCTGATCGGCGCCAGCGCGCAGGCGGGGCTTGCCGCCAGCCTGGCCTTCGGCCTGATGTTTCTGGCCAGCACCCTGCCGGGGCTGCTGGTCCTGCTGGCGCAGCGCCGCGTCAACCGTCCCGCCCCCGCAGCCATACAGGCAGACCCGTGA
- a CDS encoding glycosyltransferase family 4 protein, with protein MTDPKTLTFALPGDITTLTGGYIYDRRMVQGLRDQGRHVDVLALPDSFPTPSDSDMRQALDALQALPADRPVIIDGLAFGALDPQGVAAIRAPIVAMIHHPLAQESALPADLADHLWRTERANLAHARHVMVPSQHTRDMLVDRYDVPADRITVARPGTDRPEQPATPQDPPLILSVGILHPRKGHDVLIAALAALADLDWQAVIVGNPWDAAHVADLQAQIAASGLDGRLELAGRVEADRLADLYRKASIFALATRYEGYGIVFDEALSHGLPIVSTRAGAVPGTVPADAGLLVAPDDAPALAQALRRMLTDPAERAARAAAAARAGAALPSWSDTARVAGGVLDALD; from the coding sequence GTGACCGACCCAAAGACCCTGACCTTTGCCCTGCCGGGCGACATCACCACCCTGACCGGCGGCTATATCTACGACCGCCGCATGGTCCAGGGGCTGCGCGACCAGGGCCGGCATGTCGATGTCCTGGCCCTGCCCGACAGCTTTCCGACCCCGTCCGACAGCGACATGCGCCAGGCGCTTGACGCGCTGCAGGCGTTGCCCGCGGATCGGCCAGTGATCATCGACGGGCTGGCCTTTGGCGCGCTGGACCCGCAGGGGGTGGCCGCGATCCGCGCGCCCATCGTGGCGATGATCCATCATCCCCTGGCCCAGGAAAGCGCCCTGCCCGCCGATCTGGCCGACCATCTGTGGCGGACCGAGCGCGCGAACCTGGCCCATGCGCGCCACGTGATGGTGCCCAGCCAGCATACGCGCGACATGCTGGTCGACCGCTATGATGTGCCCGCCGACCGGATCACCGTCGCCCGCCCCGGCACCGACCGCCCGGAACAGCCCGCCACGCCGCAGGACCCGCCGCTGATCCTGTCGGTGGGCATCCTGCACCCTCGCAAGGGTCATGATGTCCTGATCGCCGCGCTGGCGGCGTTGGCCGATCTGGACTGGCAGGCGGTGATCGTGGGCAACCCCTGGGACGCGGCCCATGTGGCCGACCTGCAGGCGCAGATCGCCGCCAGCGGACTGGATGGACGGCTTGAGCTGGCCGGACGGGTCGAGGCGGATCGCCTGGCGGACCTGTACCGAAAGGCCTCGATCTTTGCACTGGCGACCCGGTACGAGGGTTACGGCATCGTCTTCGACGAGGCGCTGTCCCATGGCCTGCCCATCGTCAGCACGCGCGCGGGCGCGGTGCCGGGAACGGTTCCGGCCGATGCGGGCCTGCTGGTCGCACCCGACGATGCGCCCGCGCTGGCGCAGGCGCTGCGCCGCATGCTGACCGACCCGGCCGAGCGTGCCGCACGGGCGGCCGCCGCCGCACGGGCGGGGGCGGCGCTGCCGAGCTGGTCGGACACCGCACGCGTGGCGGGCGGGGTTCTGGACGCGCTGGACTGA
- a CDS encoding VOC family protein produces the protein MKSLFHLAIHVTDLDAARRFYGDILGCAEGRSTDTWVDFDFFGHQLSLHLGTPFPTTRTGRVGDHMVMMPHLGVVLPLADWLALADRLAAAGVSFDIPPQIRFKGQPGEQRTMFFFDPSGNPIEVKGFADFDGLFAS, from the coding sequence ATGAAATCCCTGTTCCACCTTGCCATCCATGTCACCGACCTGGACGCGGCCCGTCGCTTCTATGGCGACATCCTGGGCTGTGCCGAGGGTCGGTCCACCGACACCTGGGTCGATTTCGACTTTTTCGGCCACCAGCTGTCGCTGCATCTGGGCACGCCCTTTCCCACGACCCGCACCGGCCGGGTGGGCGATCACATGGTGATGATGCCGCATCTGGGGGTCGTGCTGCCGCTGGCGGATTGGCTGGCCTTGGCCGACCGCCTGGCCGCGGCGGGCGTGTCCTTTGACATCCCGCCCCAGATCCGCTTCAAGGGCCAGCCCGGAGAGCAGCGGACGATGTTCTTCTTCGACCCCTCGGGCAACCCGATCGAGGTCAAGGGCTTTGCCGATTTCGACGGTCTGTTCGCGTCCTGA